From the genome of Pseudomonas migulae:
ATGGCGGCGACGGAGGAAACTATAAGCGGCGATTTTGATGCTCACAACCGGGCTGTAGGACGCTTTCGCGGTTGTTGCGGCAAGGCTGAATGCCACTGTTTTAGGGCTTCTCGCGGTACTTCGGGCCGTGTGGAGGGCCTTGGGAAATGGTGTGCAGGGTTTGGGGCCGCTTCGCAGCCCAACGGGGATAAATCCCCTCACCACAAAGGGGGAATTCCTACACGTATTTCGGACGTCAGGTTTGAAAGTCGAGTGGCTAGAAATGACAAAGCCCCAATCATTGGGGCTTTGTCATTTCAAACTGTGGTGTTTTCCAATCGCTATCGCGGATCCCCCGACATCATTGTCTAGCCTGCGGCGAATGCGGATTGGGATCGGTGTGTTTCGGGCCGGCCACTGCCCACGCGATCAATCCGAACAGCGGCACAAACACGATCACCACCATCCATACGAGTTTGTTGCTGGATTTGCCTTCGGCTTTGCGCACTTTGTTGATTGCCCATAGCTCAACCAGCACAAGAATGGCGGCGAGTACGATCCAGATGGTTTCGGTTTGCATAGATTGCCCTCCTGATGGTCTTTCAGTTAGGT
Proteins encoded in this window:
- a CDS encoding PLD nuclease N-terminal domain-containing protein, which produces MQTETIWIVLAAILVLVELWAINKVRKAEGKSSNKLVWMVVIVFVPLFGLIAWAVAGPKHTDPNPHSPQARQ